A genomic stretch from Oryzias latipes chromosome 24, ASM223467v1 includes:
- the errg2 gene encoding estrogen-related receptor gamma type 2 isoform X3, protein MSVRGLDPACHPSIKLEPSSPTPSSQGDVSPPQPSPGSSSSDTNSSYGPLKNLAHSNGLDSPGLQGHATALASNGGSNRRCGEEEGQVKCEFILGSVAKRLCLVCGDVASGYHYGVASCEACKAFFKRTIQGNIEYSCPASNECEITKRRRKSCQACRFVKCLAVGMLREGVRLDRVRGGRQKYKRRIDAENSLYLHSQNPLPQKKTFSAGGVVENKVVSLLLVAEPEAIFAMPDPMVAESDIKALTTLCDLADRELVVNIGWAKHIPGFASLSLADQMSLLQSGWMEILILRVVFRSLAFEDKLVYADDYIMDEEQSKLAGLLDLNNAILQLVKKYKSIGLEKEEFVVLKAIALANSDSMQIEDTEAVQRLQDELHGALQDYEFTHHPEDPRRTGKVIMTLPLLRQTAARAVQHFCSIKQDGRVPMHKLFLELLEAKA, encoded by the exons ATGTCAGTGAGGGGCCTGGACCCCGCCTGTCACCCCTCTATAAAGCTGGAACCTTCCAGCCCCACCCCGAGCTCTCAGGGGGACGTTAGCCCGCCCCAGCCGAGTCCGGGGAGCTCTTCCTCGGACACCAACTCTAGCTACGGCCCCCTCAAGAACCTCGCTCATAGCAATGGTTTGGACTCGCCGGGCCTCCAGGGTCACGCCACAGCCTTGGCCAGCAACGGAGGATCCAACAG GAGGTGTGGGGAGGAGGAAGGCCAAGTCAAGTGTGAGTTCATACTGGGCTCGGTGGCCAAACGGCTGTGTCTGGTGTGCGGGGATGTGGCCTCAGGGTACCACTACGGTGTGGCCTCCTGTGAGGCCTGCAAGGCCTTCTTCAAGAGGACCATTCAGG gtaACATTGAATACAGCTGCCCAGCATCTAATGAATGTGAAATCACCAAAAGGAGGAGGAAATCGTGCCAGGCCTGTCGATTTGTGAAATGTCTGGCAGTGGGCATGCTCAGAGAGG gtgtGCGCCTGGACCGGGTTCGAGGAGGACGACAAAAGTATAAGAGAAGAATAGATGCAGAGAACAGCCTGTATCTGCACTCCCAGAACCCCCTcccgcagaaaaaaacat TCTCTGCTGGTGGCGTGGTTGAGAACAAAGTGGTATCTCTGCTGCTGGTCGCTGAGCCGGAGGCCATCTTCGCCATGCCGGACCCAATGGTAGCGGAGAGCGACATCAAGGCTCTGACCACGCTATGCGACCTGGCCGACAGGGAGCTGGTGGTCAACATCGGCTGGGCCAAACACATCCCAG GCTTCGCCTCTCTCTCTCTCGCGGACCAGATGAGTCTCCTGCAAAGCGGCTGGATGGAGATTTTGATCCTTCGGGTGGTGTTTCGCTCGCTGGCTTTCGAAGACAAGCTGGTGTACGCGGACGACTACATCATGGACGAGGAGCAGTCCAAGCTGGCCGGGCTGCTGGACCTCAACAACGCCATTCTGCAGCTGGTGAAGAAATACAAGAGCATAGGACTGGAGAAGGAGGAGTTTGTGGTTCTCAAAGCCATCGCGCTCGCCAACTCGG ACTCCATGCAGATCGAGGACACCGAGGCGGTGCAGAGACTCCAGGATGAGCTCCACGGGGCTCTACAGGACTACGAGTTCACCCACCATCCGGAGGACCCGCGGCGCACCGGCAAGGTCATCATGACCCTTCCTCTCCTGCGTCAGACGGCCGCCCGAGCCGTCCAGCACTTCTGCAGCATTAAACAGGACGGCCGTGTTCCCATGCACAAACTATTCCTCGAACTCCTGGAGGCCAAAGCCTAA
- the errg2 gene encoding estrogen-related receptor gamma type 2 isoform X2 yields the protein MHFLSDTLSQDSPVSGPGRHLNRMSVRGLDPACHPSIKLEPSSPTPSSQGDVSPPQPSPGSSSSDTNSSYGPLKNLAHSNGLDSPGLQGHATALASNGGSNRRCGEEEGQVKCEFILGSVAKRLCLVCGDVASGYHYGVASCEACKAFFKRTIQGNIEYSCPASNECEITKRRRKSCQACRFVKCLAVGMLREGVRLDRVRGGRQKYKRRIDAENSLYLHSQNPLPQKKTFSAGGVVENKVVSLLLVAEPEAIFAMPDPMVAESDIKALTTLCDLADRELVVNIGWAKHIPGFASLSLADQMSLLQSGWMEILILRVVFRSLAFEDKLVYADDYIMDEEQSKLAGLLDLNNAILQLVKKYKSIGLEKEEFVVLKAIALANSDSMQIEDTEAVQRLQDELHGALQDYEFTHHPEDPRRTGKVIMTLPLLRQTAARAVQHFCSIKQDGRVPMHKLFLELLEAKA from the exons GCATCTGAACAGAATGTCAGTGAGGGGCCTGGACCCCGCCTGTCACCCCTCTATAAAGCTGGAACCTTCCAGCCCCACCCCGAGCTCTCAGGGGGACGTTAGCCCGCCCCAGCCGAGTCCGGGGAGCTCTTCCTCGGACACCAACTCTAGCTACGGCCCCCTCAAGAACCTCGCTCATAGCAATGGTTTGGACTCGCCGGGCCTCCAGGGTCACGCCACAGCCTTGGCCAGCAACGGAGGATCCAACAG GAGGTGTGGGGAGGAGGAAGGCCAAGTCAAGTGTGAGTTCATACTGGGCTCGGTGGCCAAACGGCTGTGTCTGGTGTGCGGGGATGTGGCCTCAGGGTACCACTACGGTGTGGCCTCCTGTGAGGCCTGCAAGGCCTTCTTCAAGAGGACCATTCAGG gtaACATTGAATACAGCTGCCCAGCATCTAATGAATGTGAAATCACCAAAAGGAGGAGGAAATCGTGCCAGGCCTGTCGATTTGTGAAATGTCTGGCAGTGGGCATGCTCAGAGAGG gtgtGCGCCTGGACCGGGTTCGAGGAGGACGACAAAAGTATAAGAGAAGAATAGATGCAGAGAACAGCCTGTATCTGCACTCCCAGAACCCCCTcccgcagaaaaaaacat TCTCTGCTGGTGGCGTGGTTGAGAACAAAGTGGTATCTCTGCTGCTGGTCGCTGAGCCGGAGGCCATCTTCGCCATGCCGGACCCAATGGTAGCGGAGAGCGACATCAAGGCTCTGACCACGCTATGCGACCTGGCCGACAGGGAGCTGGTGGTCAACATCGGCTGGGCCAAACACATCCCAG GCTTCGCCTCTCTCTCTCTCGCGGACCAGATGAGTCTCCTGCAAAGCGGCTGGATGGAGATTTTGATCCTTCGGGTGGTGTTTCGCTCGCTGGCTTTCGAAGACAAGCTGGTGTACGCGGACGACTACATCATGGACGAGGAGCAGTCCAAGCTGGCCGGGCTGCTGGACCTCAACAACGCCATTCTGCAGCTGGTGAAGAAATACAAGAGCATAGGACTGGAGAAGGAGGAGTTTGTGGTTCTCAAAGCCATCGCGCTCGCCAACTCGG ACTCCATGCAGATCGAGGACACCGAGGCGGTGCAGAGACTCCAGGATGAGCTCCACGGGGCTCTACAGGACTACGAGTTCACCCACCATCCGGAGGACCCGCGGCGCACCGGCAAGGTCATCATGACCCTTCCTCTCCTGCGTCAGACGGCCGCCCGAGCCGTCCAGCACTTCTGCAGCATTAAACAGGACGGCCGTGTTCCCATGCACAAACTATTCCTCGAACTCCTGGAGGCCAAAGCCTAA
- the errg2 gene encoding estrogen-related receptor gamma type 2 isoform X1, which yields MDLVDLYLPECFSCHSDIEHLNRMSVRGLDPACHPSIKLEPSSPTPSSQGDVSPPQPSPGSSSSDTNSSYGPLKNLAHSNGLDSPGLQGHATALASNGGSNRRCGEEEGQVKCEFILGSVAKRLCLVCGDVASGYHYGVASCEACKAFFKRTIQGNIEYSCPASNECEITKRRRKSCQACRFVKCLAVGMLREGVRLDRVRGGRQKYKRRIDAENSLYLHSQNPLPQKKTFSAGGVVENKVVSLLLVAEPEAIFAMPDPMVAESDIKALTTLCDLADRELVVNIGWAKHIPGFASLSLADQMSLLQSGWMEILILRVVFRSLAFEDKLVYADDYIMDEEQSKLAGLLDLNNAILQLVKKYKSIGLEKEEFVVLKAIALANSDSMQIEDTEAVQRLQDELHGALQDYEFTHHPEDPRRTGKVIMTLPLLRQTAARAVQHFCSIKQDGRVPMHKLFLELLEAKA from the exons GCATCTGAACAGAATGTCAGTGAGGGGCCTGGACCCCGCCTGTCACCCCTCTATAAAGCTGGAACCTTCCAGCCCCACCCCGAGCTCTCAGGGGGACGTTAGCCCGCCCCAGCCGAGTCCGGGGAGCTCTTCCTCGGACACCAACTCTAGCTACGGCCCCCTCAAGAACCTCGCTCATAGCAATGGTTTGGACTCGCCGGGCCTCCAGGGTCACGCCACAGCCTTGGCCAGCAACGGAGGATCCAACAG GAGGTGTGGGGAGGAGGAAGGCCAAGTCAAGTGTGAGTTCATACTGGGCTCGGTGGCCAAACGGCTGTGTCTGGTGTGCGGGGATGTGGCCTCAGGGTACCACTACGGTGTGGCCTCCTGTGAGGCCTGCAAGGCCTTCTTCAAGAGGACCATTCAGG gtaACATTGAATACAGCTGCCCAGCATCTAATGAATGTGAAATCACCAAAAGGAGGAGGAAATCGTGCCAGGCCTGTCGATTTGTGAAATGTCTGGCAGTGGGCATGCTCAGAGAGG gtgtGCGCCTGGACCGGGTTCGAGGAGGACGACAAAAGTATAAGAGAAGAATAGATGCAGAGAACAGCCTGTATCTGCACTCCCAGAACCCCCTcccgcagaaaaaaacat TCTCTGCTGGTGGCGTGGTTGAGAACAAAGTGGTATCTCTGCTGCTGGTCGCTGAGCCGGAGGCCATCTTCGCCATGCCGGACCCAATGGTAGCGGAGAGCGACATCAAGGCTCTGACCACGCTATGCGACCTGGCCGACAGGGAGCTGGTGGTCAACATCGGCTGGGCCAAACACATCCCAG GCTTCGCCTCTCTCTCTCTCGCGGACCAGATGAGTCTCCTGCAAAGCGGCTGGATGGAGATTTTGATCCTTCGGGTGGTGTTTCGCTCGCTGGCTTTCGAAGACAAGCTGGTGTACGCGGACGACTACATCATGGACGAGGAGCAGTCCAAGCTGGCCGGGCTGCTGGACCTCAACAACGCCATTCTGCAGCTGGTGAAGAAATACAAGAGCATAGGACTGGAGAAGGAGGAGTTTGTGGTTCTCAAAGCCATCGCGCTCGCCAACTCGG ACTCCATGCAGATCGAGGACACCGAGGCGGTGCAGAGACTCCAGGATGAGCTCCACGGGGCTCTACAGGACTACGAGTTCACCCACCATCCGGAGGACCCGCGGCGCACCGGCAAGGTCATCATGACCCTTCCTCTCCTGCGTCAGACGGCCGCCCGAGCCGTCCAGCACTTCTGCAGCATTAAACAGGACGGCCGTGTTCCCATGCACAAACTATTCCTCGAACTCCTGGAGGCCAAAGCCTAA